In Nicotiana tabacum cultivar K326 chromosome 2, ASM71507v2, whole genome shotgun sequence, the following proteins share a genomic window:
- the LOC107782557 gene encoding putative serine/threonine-protein kinase WNK11: protein MVQSVSVDPSDRDSEPFVEVDPTGRYGRYDELLGYGAVKKVYRAFDQEEGIEVAWNQVKLRNFMDDQPVIDRLYSEVRLLKTLKHKNIIALYSVWRDENRNTLNFITEVCTSGNLREYRNKHKHVSMKAVKKWSKQILKGLDYLHTHEPCVIHRDLNSSNVFINGNVGQVKIGDLGFATIVGKSHSAHSVLGTPEFMAPELYDEDYTELIDIYSFGMCVLEMVTLDLPYSECDNVVKIYKKVISGVRPKAMDKVKDPEVKEFIEKCLAQPRVRPSASELLEDPFFEGIDDDENDDLEYTAGNKYWPA, encoded by the exons ATG GTGCAGAGCGTGAGCGTGGATCCATCGGATCGGGACTCGGAGCCGTTCGTGGAGGTGGACCCCACTGGTAGATACGGCCGATACGACGAGCTTTTAGGCTATGGAGCGGTGAAAAAAGTGTACAGAGCGTTTGATCAAGAAGAAGGGATTGAAGTAGCATGGAACCAAGTCAAATTACGCAATTTCATGGACGATCAGCCGGTGATTGACCGGTTATACTCGGAAGTCCGGCTATTAAAGACCTTAAAGCATAAGAACATAATCGCATTGTACTCTGTTTGGAGGGACGAGAATCGGAACACTTTGAATTTCATAACGGAGGTTTGTACGTCCGGGAATTTGAGGGAGTATAGGAATAAACACAAACATGTATCGATGAAGGCGGTAAAGAAGTGGTCCAAGCAGATTCTCAAGGGGTTGGATTATTTGCATACACATGAACCTTGTGTTATTCACAGGGATCTCAATTCCAGTAACGTCTTCATTAATGGCAATGTTGGACAG GTTAAGATTGGTGATTTGGGCTTTGCAACAATAGTAGGGAAGAGTCATTCAGCACATTCAGTGCTTGGGACCCCGGAATTCATGGCACCAGAGCTATACGACGAGGATTATACAGAGTTGATCGACATCTACTCGTTTGGAATGTGTGTTTTGGAGATGGTGACTCTGGATTTACCCTACAGTGAGTGTGATAATGTGGTGAAGATATACAAGAAGGTAATATCTGGAGTGAGGCCAAAGGCAATGGACAAAGTTAAAGATCCTGAGGTCAAGGAGTTCATTGAGAAATGTCTTGCTCAACCCAGGGTTAGGCCCTCTGCCTCTGAACTCCTTGAAGACCCCTTCTTTGAAGGTATTGATGATGACGAAAACGACGACCTAGAATATACTGCTGGTAACAAATATTGGCCTGCCTAG